In Carettochelys insculpta isolate YL-2023 chromosome 25, ASM3395843v1, whole genome shotgun sequence, one DNA window encodes the following:
- the FOXRED1 gene encoding FAD-dependent oxidoreductase domain-containing protein 1, with the protein MVVGGRCCPRRLAPLLYRLLPQPAGGCGWRPRTLHTGRPRHRALFGDLEKGMENFRKKLKASLPGGGWSPLNITKGLPPEQADVVIVGGGVMGWSVAYWLKALEPRRDTLRVVVIERDPTYLQASTVRSVGGIRQQFSIPENIQMSLFSAFFLRTINEHLGVLNEPPIDIQFNPLGYLFLTSENQAAALEENVRIQRAEGAQVSLLSPAQLKKKFPWLNTDGVAVASYGLENEGWFDPWVLLHGFRRKAMSMGVYPCHGEVTSFTISREMVMPEGKQTFSRINYVHVQMPNSLECQPVECAVVVNAAGAWSAKVAEMASIGVGSSKIQEAVKLPVEPRKRYVYVWHCANGPGLECPKLIDTSMVYFRREGLGGNYLGGLSPAEEEEPDVQDLEVDHDFFQENIWPKLAHRVPAFESLKLKTTWAGFYDYNTFDQNAVLGLHPLVENMLFVTGFSGHGLQHSPAAGRAVAELILEGKFKTINMERFCFDRFISKEQVLERNIF; encoded by the exons ATGGTGGTGGGTGGCCGCTGCTGCCCTCGGCGCTTGGCGCCCCTTCTCTACCGCCTTCTGCCCCAGCCCGCTGGGGGCTGCGGGTGGCGGCCGCGCACTCTGCACACTGGCCGCCCTCGGCACCGGGCGCTCTTCGGCG ACCTGGAGAAGGGGATGGAGAACTTCCGGAAGAAGTTAAAAGCGAGCCTCCCGGGCGGTGGCTGGAGCCCATTGAATATCACCAAGGGTCTCCCTCCTGAGCAAGCGGATGTAGtcattgtggggggaggggtgatgggCTGGTCCGTCGCCTACTGGCTGAAGGCACTAGAGCCCCGGAGAGATACGCTCCGAGTGGTGGTGATTGAGAGAGACCCAACA TACTTGCAGGCCTCCACAGTGCGCTCTGTGGGAGGGATTCGGCAGCAGTTTTCCATACCAGAGAACATCCAGATGTCCCTCTTCTCAGCGTTCTTCCTGCGCACAATCAAC GAGCATTTGGGGGTTCTGAATGAGCCGCCCATAGATATTCAGTTTAACCCTTTGGGATACCTCTTCCTGACCTCAGAGAACCAAGCTGCTGCCTTGGAGGAGAATGTGCGCATTCAGAG GGCTGAAGGAGCTCAGGTCTCCCTTCTGTCACCAGCACAACTGAAGAAGAAGTTTCCCTGGCTGAATactgatggtgtggctgtggcATCCTACG GCCTAGAAAATGAAGGCTGGTTTGATCCTTGGGTGCTCCTCCATGGCTTCAGGAGAAAGGCAATGTCCATGGGTGTCTATCCATGCCATGGTGAAGTGACAT CCTTTACCATCTCCAGAGAAATGGTGATGCCTGAGGGGAAGCAGACCTTCTCCCGCATTAACTATGTCCAT GTCCAGATGCCCAACAGTTTAGAGTGCCAGCCTGTGGAGTGTGCTGTGGTGGTCAATGCAGCTGGTGCCTGGTCAGCCAAGGTGGCAGAGATGGCCAGCATTGGCGTGGGCTCCTCCAAAATCCAAGAAGCTGTCAAGCTGCCAGTGGAGCCCAGGAAAAG GTATGTCTATGTGTGGCACTGTGCCAATGGGCCTGGCCTGGAGTGTCCCAAGCTGATCGACACCTCAATGGTCTACTTCCGCCGGGAGGGCCTGGGAGGCAACTACCTGGGAggcctcagcccagcagag GAGGAAGAGCCAGACGTCCAGGACCTGGAAGTCGACCACGATTTCTTCCAGGAGAACATCTGGCCCAAGCTGGCCCATCGGGTGCCAGCGTTTGAGTCCCTAAAG TTGAAGACCACCTGGGCTGGCTTCTATGACTACAACACGTTTGACCAAAATGCGGTGCTGGGCCTGCACCCGCTGGTGGAGAACATGCTCTTTGTGACGGGATTCAGCGGGCACGGGCTGCAGCACTCGCCAGCGGCTGGCAGGGCGGTAGCAGAGTTAATTCTGGAAGGCAAGTTCAAGACCATCAACATGGAGAGATTCTGCTTCGACAGGTTCATCTCCAAGGAGCAGGTCCTCGAGAGGAACATCTTCTGA
- the SRPRA gene encoding signal recognition particle receptor subunit alpha, translated as MLDFFTIFSKGGLVLWCFQGVRGPAAACTAPVNALIRSVLLQERGGNNSFNHEALTLKYKLDNQFELVFVVGFQKILTLTYVDKLIDDVHKEFRDKYRNEFQQKGTLGLLNGTFDFKEDFLRLLRDAEENSKIRAPTAMKTFEQSVKSQKTVKSMIETRGEKPKEKAKNKKNKGSKKEASGTEAVTVLTKAAPDAKQNPPVAAGDREELTKDEILQKNREEFFRKRLKGGEKSNKSPKPETQKEKGKKPRVWDLGNSNAKVLDYSNSTTNGNTDTCPTEEYDPDMALGDRDREPGRLYDLEYESDEEEPEEEKVIQSPSQPRAKKGGLGGMFGMLKGLVGSKSLTREDMDPVLEKMKDHLIAKNVAADITVQLCESVAKKLEGKVMGTFTTVTSTVKQALQESLVQILQPQRRVDMLRDVMDAQRHRRPYVVTFCGVNGVGKSTNLAKISFWLIENGFSVLIAACDTFRAGAVEQLRTHTRRLNALHPPENHGGRPMVQLYEKGYGKDAAGIAMEAISYARNQGFDVVLVDTAGRMQDNAPLMTALAKLIAVNTPDLVLFVGEALVGNEAVDQLVKFNKALADHSMAQTPRLIDGIVLTKFDTIDDKVGAAISMTYITSKPIVFVGTGQTYCDLRSLNAKAVVAALMKA; from the exons ATGCTCGACTTCTTCACCATCTTCAGCAAGGGCGGCCTCGTGCTCTGGTGCTTCCAGGGCGTGCGCGGCCCCGCGGCAGCCTGCACCGCGCCCGTCAACGCGCTCATCCGCTCCGTTCTGCTCCAG GAGCGAGGCGGCAACAATTCTTTTAACCATGAAGCTCTTACGCTTAAGTACAAACTGGACAATCAGTTTGAGCTTGTGTTTGTG GTTGGATTTCAGAAGATCCTGACTCTGACCTATGTGGATAAGTTGATAGATGACGTCCATAAGGAGTTCCGGGATAAATACCGCAATGAATTCCAGCAGAAAGGCACTCTGGGTCTCCTCAATGGCACGTTTGATTTTAAAGAGGATTTTTTACGCCTTCTCCG GGATGCAGAGGAAAATAGTAAAATCCGAGCTCCTACTGCCATGAAGACATTTGAACAGTCTGTGAAGTCTCAGAAGACTGTCAAGTCTATGATAGAAACCCGCGGGGAGAAACCAAAGGAGAAAGCCAAGAACAAGAAAAACAAAGGTTCCAAAAAGGAGG CTTCAGGAACCGAAGCTGTTACCGTGCTCACTAAAGCAGCACCAGATGCAAAGCAGAaccctcctgtggcagctggcgACAGGGAGGAACTGACCAAGGATGAGATCCTGCAAAAGAACCGTGAGGAATTCTTCCGAAAGCGCCTGAAAGGAGGAGAGAAGTCCAA CAAGTCCCCAAAGCCTGAGACTCagaaggagaaggggaaaaagccCCGTGTATGGGATCTGGGGAACTCTAATGCCAAAGTCCTCGATTATAGTAACTCCACTACCAACGGAAACACAGACACTTGTCCAACAGAGGAGTATGACCCTGATATG GCCCTAGGAGATCGAGATCGGGAGCCTGGCCGCCTTTATGATCTTGAATATGAGAGTGATGAAGAGGAACCAGAAGAGGAGAAGGTTATTCAGAGCCCTTCACAGCCCAG GGCTAAGAAGGGTGGTCTGGGAGGCATGTTCGGgatgctcaaaggcctggtgggTTCCAAAAGCTTAACAAGAGAGGACATGGACCCTGTGCTGGAGAAGATGAAAGATCATCTGATAG CAAAGAATGTTGCTGCTGATATCACTGTCCAGCTGTGTGAATCGGTGGCTAAGAAACTGGAAGGGAAAGTGATGGGCACCTTCACCA CGGTAACCTCAACCGTGAAGCAGGCCCTGCAGGAGTCCTTGGTGCAGATCCTGCAGCCCCAGCGCCGTGTGGACATGTTGCGTGACGTTATGGATGCGCAGCGCCACCGCCGGCCATATGTTGTCACTTTCTGTGGTGTCAATGGGGTTGGAAAGTCAACCAACCTGGCCAAG ATCTCTTTCTGGCTGATTGAAAATGGGTTCAGCGTCCTCATTGCTGCCTGCGATACGTTCCGCGCTGGAGCTGTGGAGCAGCTGCGCACTCACACCCGCCGTCTCAACGCGCTGCATCCCCCCGAGAATCATGGCGGCCGCCCCATGGTGCAGCTCTACGAGAAGGGATATGGAAAGGATGCTGCTGGCATCGCCATGGAGGCCATTTCTTATG CACGTAACCAGGGGTTTGATGTTGTGTTGGTGGACACTGCTGGCCGCATGCAAGATAATGCCCCCTTGATGACGGCTCTGGCGAAACTCATCGCAGTCAACACCCCTGACCTGGTCCTGTTTGTGGGGGAAGCCCTGGTGGGAAACGAAGCTGTGGATCAGCTG GTCAAGTTTAACAAGGCCCTTGCTGATCACTCCATGGCCCAGACACCTCGTCTCATTGATGGAATTGTGCTCACCAAATTTGATACCATCGATGACAAG GTTGGTGCTGCCATCTCCATGACTTACATCACAAGCAAGCCCATTGTGTTTGTTGGTACTGGACAAACCTACTGTGATCTCCGTAGCCTTAATGCCAAGGCTGTTGTTGCTGCTCTCATGAAGGCCTAA